In Drosophila willistoni isolate 14030-0811.24 chromosome XR unlocalized genomic scaffold, UCI_dwil_1.1 Seg144, whole genome shotgun sequence, one DNA window encodes the following:
- the LOC6638751 gene encoding transient receptor potential cation channel subfamily A member 1 isoform X3 — MPKLYNGVFNGQCDSLSQQDIMEAQPKLLPKTRSNSGSNSGSASNRNSKYWIFSMIIERSAGSKRLEIGNDIDTPLEAILPAEPPAEQVCLLRDSPYRILRAAESGNLDDFKRLFMADNTRIALKDGKGRTAAHQAAARNRVNILSYIRDQSGDFNAKDNAGNTPLHIAVECDAYDALDYLLSIPVDTGILNEKKQAPVHLATELNKVKSLQVMGQYRNVIDIQQGGEHGRTALHLAAIYDHEECARILITEFDACPRRPCNNGYYPIHEAAKNASSKTMEVFFQWGEQRGCTREEMISFYDSEGNVPLHSAVHGGDIKAVELCLKSGAKISTQQHDLSTPVHLACAQGAIDIVKLMFEMQPLEKRICLSCTDVQKMTPLHCASMFDHPDIVSYLVAEGADINALDKEHRSPLLLAASRSGWKTVHLLIRLGACISVKDAAARNVLHFVIMNGGRLTDFAEQVAKCQTQELKLLLNEKDNMGCSPLHYASRDGHIRSLENLIRLGACINLKNNNNESPLHFAARYGRYNTVRQLLDSEKGSFIINESDGAGMTPLHIASQQGHTRVVQLLLNRGALLHRDHSGRNPLQLAAMSGYTETIELLHSVHSHLLDQVDKDGNTALHLATMENKPHAISVLMSMGCKLVYNILDMSAIDYAIYYKYPEAALAMVTHEERANEVIALRSDKHPCVTLALIASMPKVFEAVQDKCITKANCKKDSKSFYIKYSFWPYQKTPEQIEEKRKEFNDAKWRPAPLAVVNTMVTHGRVELLAHPLSQKYLQMKWNSYGKYFHLANLLVYSIFLVFVTIYSSLMMNNIELRAEGNKTMSQYCNMGWDQLTQNLSQNPSVATQIRLDSCVEHINRTTAILFCAVIVVVYILLNSMRELIQIYQQRLHYLVETVNLISWVLYISALVMIQPAFRADGAINTIHYSAASIAVFLSWFRLLLFLQRFDQVGIYVVMFLEILQTLIKVLMVFSILIIAFGLAFYILLSKIIDPQPNHLSFSNIPMSLLRTFSMMLGELDFVGTYVNTYYRDQLKVPMTSFLILSVFMILMPILLMNLLIGLAVGDIESVRRNAQLKRLAMQVVLHTELERKLPHVWLQRVDKMELIEYPNETKCKIGICDFILRKWFSNPFTEDSSMDVISFDNNDDYINAELERQRRKLRDISRMLEQQHQLVRLIVQKMEIKTEADDVDEGISPNELRLVAGLGSAGGNRWNSPRIRNKLRAALSFNKSL; from the exons ATGCCGAAACTCTATAATGGTGTCTTCAATGGACAATGCGATAGTCTTTCGCAACAGGATATAATGGAGGCCCAACCGAAATTGTTGCCGAAAACACGTAGCAATAGTGGCAGCAACAGTGGCAGTGCCAGCAATCGTAATAGCAAG TATTGGATATTCTCAATGATAATTGAACGAAGTGCTGGGTCAAAACGTTTGGAAATTGGCAATGATATTGATACCCCATTGGAGGCCATTCTACCAGCCGAACCGCCAGCCGAACAGGTTTGCCTGCTGCGTGACAGCCCCTATAGAATATTACGG GCGGCCGAATCCGGTAATCTGGATGATTTTAAGCGTTTATTCATGGCCGATAATACGCGTATTGCCCTAAAGGATGGCAAGGGACGAACAGCTGCCCATCAGGCGGCAGCCAGGAATCGTGTCAACATTTTGAGCTACATACGGGATCAATCGGGTG ACTTCAATGCCAAGGACAATGCGGGCAACACACCGCTGCATATTGCCGTTGAATGCGATGCCTACGATGCCCTGGACTATTTGCTATCAAT CCCAGTGGACACGGGCATTCTCAATGAAAAGAAACAGGCACCCGTCCATTTGGCCACAGAGTTAAACAAAGTCAAATCGCTGCAGGTGATGGGCCAATATCGAAATGTCATCGATATACAACAGGGTGGCGAACATGGACGCACCGCCTTGCATTTGGCTGCCATTTATGATCACGAAGAATGCGCCCGTATCCTG ATTACAGAATTCGATGCATGTCCCCGTAGACCTTGCAACAATGGTTATTATCCCATACACGAAGCGGCTAAAAATGCCAGCTCAAAGACAATGGAAGTCTTCTTTCAG TGGGGGGAACAACGCGGATGCACTCGCGAGGAAATGATATCCTTCTACGATTCGGAGGGCAACGTGCCATTGCACTCGGCAGTGCATGGCGGGGATATCAAGGCAGTGGAACTATGCCTGAAATCCGGCGCAAAAATATCTACTCAGCAACATGATCTCTCGACGCCAGTGCATTTGGCCTGTGCCCAG GGTGCCATTGATATAGTTAAGTTGATGTTTGAGATGCAACCACTGGAGAAACGCATCTGTCTCAGTTGCACGGATGTACAAAAGATGACACCGTTGCATTGTGCCTCGATGTTCGATCATCCGGATATTGTTTCATATCTGGTTGCCGAGGGAGCTGACATCAATGCCCTCGATAAAGAGCATCGTTCGCCTCTTTTGTTGGCTGCCTCACGCAGCGGCTGGAAGACAG TCCATCTACTGATACGTCTGGGTGCCTGCATAAGTGTCAAGGATGCAGCTGCTCGCAATGTTTTGCACTTTGTCATTATGAATGGCGGTCGGCTTACAGACTTTGCCGAGCAGGTGGCCAAATGCCAGACACAGGAATTGAAGCTATTGCTAAATGAAAAGGATAATATGGGCTGCTCGCCATTGCACTATGCCAGCCGCGATGGTCATATTCGTTCGCTGGAGAACCTTATACGCCTGGGGGCATGCATCAATCtgaagaacaacaacaatgagaGTCCATTGCATTTCGCAGCTCGCTATGGTAGATACAACACAGTCCGGCAATTGCTCGACTCCGAGAAGGGTTCGTTCATCATCAATGAGAGCGATGGCGCCGGCATGACCCCCTTGCACATTGCATCGCAGCAGGGACACACTCGAGTGGTGCAATTGCTGCTGAATCGTGGAGCTCTCCTGCATCGGGATCACAGTGGTCGCAATCCTTTGCAATTGGCCGCCATGTCCGGCTATACCGAGACCATAGAGCTGTTGCATTCGGTGCACTCGCATCTCTTGGATCAGGTCGACAAGGATGGG AATACGGCTCTCCATTTGGCCACCATGGAGAATAAGCCACATGCCATTTCGGTTTTAATGTCAATGGGCTGCAAGTTGGTCTACAATATTCTCGATATGAGTGCCATTGATTATGCCATCTACTACAAGTATCCGGAAGCTGCTTTGGCCATGGTCACTCACGAAGAGCGTGCGAATGAGGTTATAGCTCTACGTTCCGATAAACATCCATGTGTCACTTTAGCTCTGATTGCATCCATGCCCAAGGTCTTTGAGGCTGTCCAGGACAAGTGCATTACCAAGGCCAATTGCAAAAAGGATTCCAAAAGTTTTTAC ATCAAATATTCATTTTGGCCATACCAAAAAACACCCGAGCAAATCGAGGAAAAGCGTAAAGAATTCAATGATGCAAAATGGCGTCCAGCGCCATTGGCCGTCGTGAAT ACCATGGTCACCCATGGACGTGTTGAGCTATTGGCCCATCCACTTAGCCAAAAGTACTTGCAAATGAAATGGAATTCATATGGCAAATACTTTCATTTGGCCAATCTATTGGTctattcaatatttttggtCTTTGTCACCATATACTCGTCCTTGATGATGAATAACATTGAATTGCGAGCCGAGGGCAATAAGACAATGAGTCAATATTGCAATATGGG TTGGGATCAACTCACACAGAATTTGTCACAGAATCCATCGGTGGCCACACAGATACGTTTGGATTCGTGTGTGGAGCACATCAATCGCACCACAGCCATACTCTTTTGTGCTGTCATCGTTGTGGTCTATATATTGCTCAATTCGATGCGTGAATTAATACAGATATATCAGCAGCGACTGCATTATCTAGTCGAGACGGTGAATCTCATATCATGGGTACTATATATATCGGCTCTGGTGATGATACAGCCGGCATTTAGGGCCGATGGTGCCATCAATACCATACACTATTCGGCCGCCTCGATCGCTGTGTTTTTGTCCTGGTTTCGTTTGTTGTTATTCCTACAAAGATTCGATCAAGTTGGCATCTATGTGGTGATGTTTCTCGAAATTCTACAGACATTGATTAAAGTTCTGATGGTATTCTCCATTCTGATTATTGCTTTTGGCCTGGCCTTCTATATCCTACTCTCAAAG ATTATTGATCCACAACCGAATCACTTGTCATTCTCGAATATACCCATGTCCTTGTTGCGCACCTTTTCCATGATGCTGGGCGAATTGGATTTCGTTGGCACCTATGTGAATACCTATTATCGCGACCAATTGAAAGTACCCATGACATCGTTTTTGATACTAA GCGTCTTTATGATCCTCATGCCCATTCTATTGATGAATCTGCTTATCGGTTTGGCTGTCGGTGACATTGAGTCAGTGCGTCGCAATGCCCAGCTGAAACGCTTGGCCATGCAGGTGGTCCTACATACAGAATTGGAACGTAAATTGCCTCATGTTTGGTTGCAGCGTGTCGACAAAATGGAACTTATCGAATATCCCAACGAGACGAAATGTAAAATAGGCATCTGTGACTTTATATTACGCAAATGGTTCTCCAATCCATTCACCGAGGATT CCTCCATGGATGTCATATCGTTTGACAACAACGATGATTATATCAATGCCGAATTGGAGCGCCAGAGACGTAAATTGCGGGACATTAGTCGGATGCTggagcagcaacatcagctgGTGCGTCTCATTGTCCAGAAGATGGAGATCAAGACGGAGGCCGACGATGTCGATGAGGGTATATCGCCCAATGAATTGCGTCTGGTTGCCGGTCTGGGTTCGGCTGGTGGCAATCGTTGGAATTCGCCACGCATAAGAAACAAATTGCGGGCCGCATTAAGTTTTAATAAGAGCCTTTAA
- the LOC6638751 gene encoding transient receptor potential cation channel subfamily A member 1 isoform X2: protein MPKLYNGVFNGQCDSLSQQDIMEAQPKLLPKTRSNSGSNSGSASNRNSKYWIFSMIIERSAGSKRLEIGNDIDTPLEAILPAEPPAEQVCLLRDSPYRILRAAESGNLDDFKRLFMADNTRIALKDGKGRTAAHQAAARNRVNILSYIRDQSGDFNAKDNAGNTPLHIAVECDAYDALDYLLSIPVDTGILNEKKQAPVHLATELNKVKSLQVMGQYRNVIDIQQGGEHGRTALHLAAIYDHEECARILITEFDACPRRPCNNGYYPIHEAAKNASSKTMEVFFQWGEQRGCTREEMISFYDSEGNVPLHSAVHGGDIKAVELCLKSGAKISTQQHDLSTPVHLACAQGAIDIVKLMFEMQPLEKRICLSCTDVQKMTPLHCASMFDHPDIVSYLVAEGADINALDKEHRSPLLLAASRSGWKTVHLLIRLGACISVKDAAARNVLHFVIMNGGRLTDFAEQVAKCQTQELKLLLNEKDNMGCSPLHYASRDGHIRSLENLIRLGACINLKNNNNESPLHFAARYGRYNTVRQLLDSEKGSFIINESDGAGMTPLHIASQQGHTRVVQLLLNRGALLHRDHSGRNPLQLAAMSGYTETIELLHSVHSHLLDQVDKDGNTALHLATMENKPHAISVLMSMGCKLVYNILDMSAIDYAIYYKYPEAALAMVTHEERANEVIALRSDKHPCVTLALIASMPKVFEAVQDKCITKANCKKDSKSFYIKYSFAFLQCPYLFAKIDEKTGEPIMTTNPIPLPALNTMVTHGRVELLAHPLSQKYLQMKWNSYGKYFHLANLLVYSIFLVFVTIYSSLMMNNIELRAEGNKTMSQYCNMGWDQLTQNLSQNPSVATQIRLDSCVEHINRTTAILFCAVIVVVYILLNSMRELIQIYQQRLHYLVETVNLISWVLYISALVMIQPAFRADGAINTIHYSAASIAVFLSWFRLLLFLQRFDQVGIYVVMFLEILQTLIKVLMVFSILIIAFGLAFYILLSKIIDPQPNHLSFSNIPMSLLRTFSMMLGELDFVGTYVNTYYRDQLKVPMTSFLILSVFMILMPILLMNLLIGLAVGDIESVRRNAQLKRLAMQVVLHTELERKLPHVWLQRVDKMELIEYPNETKCKIGICDFILRKWFSNPFTEDSSMDVISFDNNDDYINAELERQRRKLRDISRMLEQQHQLVRLIVQKMEIKTEADDVDEGISPNELRLVAGLGSAGGNRWNSPRIRNKLRAALSFNKSL from the exons ATGCCGAAACTCTATAATGGTGTCTTCAATGGACAATGCGATAGTCTTTCGCAACAGGATATAATGGAGGCCCAACCGAAATTGTTGCCGAAAACACGTAGCAATAGTGGCAGCAACAGTGGCAGTGCCAGCAATCGTAATAGCAAG TATTGGATATTCTCAATGATAATTGAACGAAGTGCTGGGTCAAAACGTTTGGAAATTGGCAATGATATTGATACCCCATTGGAGGCCATTCTACCAGCCGAACCGCCAGCCGAACAGGTTTGCCTGCTGCGTGACAGCCCCTATAGAATATTACGG GCGGCCGAATCCGGTAATCTGGATGATTTTAAGCGTTTATTCATGGCCGATAATACGCGTATTGCCCTAAAGGATGGCAAGGGACGAACAGCTGCCCATCAGGCGGCAGCCAGGAATCGTGTCAACATTTTGAGCTACATACGGGATCAATCGGGTG ACTTCAATGCCAAGGACAATGCGGGCAACACACCGCTGCATATTGCCGTTGAATGCGATGCCTACGATGCCCTGGACTATTTGCTATCAAT CCCAGTGGACACGGGCATTCTCAATGAAAAGAAACAGGCACCCGTCCATTTGGCCACAGAGTTAAACAAAGTCAAATCGCTGCAGGTGATGGGCCAATATCGAAATGTCATCGATATACAACAGGGTGGCGAACATGGACGCACCGCCTTGCATTTGGCTGCCATTTATGATCACGAAGAATGCGCCCGTATCCTG ATTACAGAATTCGATGCATGTCCCCGTAGACCTTGCAACAATGGTTATTATCCCATACACGAAGCGGCTAAAAATGCCAGCTCAAAGACAATGGAAGTCTTCTTTCAG TGGGGGGAACAACGCGGATGCACTCGCGAGGAAATGATATCCTTCTACGATTCGGAGGGCAACGTGCCATTGCACTCGGCAGTGCATGGCGGGGATATCAAGGCAGTGGAACTATGCCTGAAATCCGGCGCAAAAATATCTACTCAGCAACATGATCTCTCGACGCCAGTGCATTTGGCCTGTGCCCAG GGTGCCATTGATATAGTTAAGTTGATGTTTGAGATGCAACCACTGGAGAAACGCATCTGTCTCAGTTGCACGGATGTACAAAAGATGACACCGTTGCATTGTGCCTCGATGTTCGATCATCCGGATATTGTTTCATATCTGGTTGCCGAGGGAGCTGACATCAATGCCCTCGATAAAGAGCATCGTTCGCCTCTTTTGTTGGCTGCCTCACGCAGCGGCTGGAAGACAG TCCATCTACTGATACGTCTGGGTGCCTGCATAAGTGTCAAGGATGCAGCTGCTCGCAATGTTTTGCACTTTGTCATTATGAATGGCGGTCGGCTTACAGACTTTGCCGAGCAGGTGGCCAAATGCCAGACACAGGAATTGAAGCTATTGCTAAATGAAAAGGATAATATGGGCTGCTCGCCATTGCACTATGCCAGCCGCGATGGTCATATTCGTTCGCTGGAGAACCTTATACGCCTGGGGGCATGCATCAATCtgaagaacaacaacaatgagaGTCCATTGCATTTCGCAGCTCGCTATGGTAGATACAACACAGTCCGGCAATTGCTCGACTCCGAGAAGGGTTCGTTCATCATCAATGAGAGCGATGGCGCCGGCATGACCCCCTTGCACATTGCATCGCAGCAGGGACACACTCGAGTGGTGCAATTGCTGCTGAATCGTGGAGCTCTCCTGCATCGGGATCACAGTGGTCGCAATCCTTTGCAATTGGCCGCCATGTCCGGCTATACCGAGACCATAGAGCTGTTGCATTCGGTGCACTCGCATCTCTTGGATCAGGTCGACAAGGATGGG AATACGGCTCTCCATTTGGCCACCATGGAGAATAAGCCACATGCCATTTCGGTTTTAATGTCAATGGGCTGCAAGTTGGTCTACAATATTCTCGATATGAGTGCCATTGATTATGCCATCTACTACAAGTATCCGGAAGCTGCTTTGGCCATGGTCACTCACGAAGAGCGTGCGAATGAGGTTATAGCTCTACGTTCCGATAAACATCCATGTGTCACTTTAGCTCTGATTGCATCCATGCCCAAGGTCTTTGAGGCTGTCCAGGACAAGTGCATTACCAAGGCCAATTGCAAAAAGGATTCCAAAAGTTTTTAC ATTAAGTACTCTTTCGCATTCTTGCAATGCCCTTATCTGTTTGCTAAGATCGATGAGAAAACCGGAGAACCGATAATGACAACAAATCCCATACCATTGCCAGCATTAAAT ACCATGGTCACCCATGGACGTGTTGAGCTATTGGCCCATCCACTTAGCCAAAAGTACTTGCAAATGAAATGGAATTCATATGGCAAATACTTTCATTTGGCCAATCTATTGGTctattcaatatttttggtCTTTGTCACCATATACTCGTCCTTGATGATGAATAACATTGAATTGCGAGCCGAGGGCAATAAGACAATGAGTCAATATTGCAATATGGG TTGGGATCAACTCACACAGAATTTGTCACAGAATCCATCGGTGGCCACACAGATACGTTTGGATTCGTGTGTGGAGCACATCAATCGCACCACAGCCATACTCTTTTGTGCTGTCATCGTTGTGGTCTATATATTGCTCAATTCGATGCGTGAATTAATACAGATATATCAGCAGCGACTGCATTATCTAGTCGAGACGGTGAATCTCATATCATGGGTACTATATATATCGGCTCTGGTGATGATACAGCCGGCATTTAGGGCCGATGGTGCCATCAATACCATACACTATTCGGCCGCCTCGATCGCTGTGTTTTTGTCCTGGTTTCGTTTGTTGTTATTCCTACAAAGATTCGATCAAGTTGGCATCTATGTGGTGATGTTTCTCGAAATTCTACAGACATTGATTAAAGTTCTGATGGTATTCTCCATTCTGATTATTGCTTTTGGCCTGGCCTTCTATATCCTACTCTCAAAG ATTATTGATCCACAACCGAATCACTTGTCATTCTCGAATATACCCATGTCCTTGTTGCGCACCTTTTCCATGATGCTGGGCGAATTGGATTTCGTTGGCACCTATGTGAATACCTATTATCGCGACCAATTGAAAGTACCCATGACATCGTTTTTGATACTAA GCGTCTTTATGATCCTCATGCCCATTCTATTGATGAATCTGCTTATCGGTTTGGCTGTCGGTGACATTGAGTCAGTGCGTCGCAATGCCCAGCTGAAACGCTTGGCCATGCAGGTGGTCCTACATACAGAATTGGAACGTAAATTGCCTCATGTTTGGTTGCAGCGTGTCGACAAAATGGAACTTATCGAATATCCCAACGAGACGAAATGTAAAATAGGCATCTGTGACTTTATATTACGCAAATGGTTCTCCAATCCATTCACCGAGGATT CCTCCATGGATGTCATATCGTTTGACAACAACGATGATTATATCAATGCCGAATTGGAGCGCCAGAGACGTAAATTGCGGGACATTAGTCGGATGCTggagcagcaacatcagctgGTGCGTCTCATTGTCCAGAAGATGGAGATCAAGACGGAGGCCGACGATGTCGATGAGGGTATATCGCCCAATGAATTGCGTCTGGTTGCCGGTCTGGGTTCGGCTGGTGGCAATCGTTGGAATTCGCCACGCATAAGAAACAAATTGCGGGCCGCATTAAGTTTTAATAAGAGCCTTTAA